One segment of Candidatus Sulfotelmatobacter sp. DNA contains the following:
- the asnB gene encoding asparagine synthase (glutamine-hydrolyzing) produces MCGIVAWFDPDGSRPDRAWLEAAAESLTHRGPDDVGFHVEDGVGLAFRRLSIVDVATGAQPLSNEDGTIWIVYNGEIYNHADLRRQLESKGHRYRTHSDTETIVHAYEEWGAECVTRLRGMFAFAIFDRGRRCLFVARDRAGIKPLYFARAGKAFVSASEIKALFAFPGVERRVHLPGVVEHLTLRYAASPATLFEGIHKLKPAHSLEIGSRAIEPRRYWNVAYEPKRDLPDHAALAELEARLTESVRLRLMSEVPLGALLSGGVDSSVVVALMSRLMARPVQTFSVGFDEPGRYNELPFARQVARHLGTDHHEILVGAGDLLREIPRLVWHQDEPVSEPAAIPTFLVSQLARETVTVVLTGEGGDELFAGYPKYAVDPLARRLAALPAGLRELLLRYGVDRLPFRFRKLQVVARSARFRDEADRLASWFAGFAGGERAQLLTSELRAHDGLGAAAFRSALAESNAARPLDRMLDADLKLWLPDDLLMKMDKMSMAASIEARVPLLDHLLIEWAATLPDRFKVQGLEGKVLLKRLARRLLPHEVVDRPKVGFTVPLSPWFRGPLRALLADTLLSPTCLGRGYYDEAVLRRTVAEHLEGRRDRSRELWTLLTLELWHRAYIDQSPRRAVPYVPPPRAATALAG; encoded by the coding sequence ATGTGCGGCATCGTTGCGTGGTTCGATCCCGATGGCTCGCGCCCCGACCGCGCCTGGCTCGAGGCAGCGGCTGAGTCGCTCACGCATCGCGGGCCCGATGACGTCGGCTTCCACGTCGAGGACGGCGTTGGTCTCGCCTTCCGCCGGCTCTCGATCGTGGACGTCGCGACCGGCGCCCAGCCGCTCAGCAACGAAGACGGCACGATCTGGATCGTCTACAACGGCGAGATCTATAACCACGCCGACTTGCGTCGCCAGCTGGAATCGAAGGGCCACCGTTACCGCACTCACAGCGACACCGAGACCATCGTCCACGCCTACGAGGAATGGGGCGCGGAGTGCGTCACGCGGCTGCGCGGCATGTTCGCGTTCGCGATCTTCGATCGCGGTCGGCGCTGCCTGTTCGTGGCGCGCGACCGCGCAGGCATCAAGCCGCTCTACTTTGCCCGCGCCGGAAAGGCGTTCGTAAGTGCTTCCGAGATCAAGGCGCTATTCGCGTTCCCGGGCGTCGAACGCCGCGTCCATCTGCCCGGGGTGGTCGAGCACCTGACGCTTCGCTACGCGGCCTCTCCGGCCACGCTGTTCGAGGGCATTCACAAGCTCAAACCCGCGCACTCCCTCGAGATCGGGTCGCGGGCGATCGAGCCGCGCCGCTACTGGAACGTGGCCTACGAGCCCAAACGAGATCTCCCCGACCACGCCGCGCTGGCCGAATTGGAGGCGCGCCTCACCGAATCGGTGCGGCTCCGCCTGATGAGCGAAGTTCCGCTGGGCGCGCTGCTCTCGGGTGGCGTGGATTCGAGCGTGGTGGTGGCGCTCATGAGCCGGCTGATGGCGCGCCCGGTCCAGACCTTTTCGGTCGGATTCGACGAGCCTGGCCGCTACAACGAGCTCCCCTTCGCGCGCCAGGTCGCGCGCCATCTCGGCACCGACCATCACGAGATCCTGGTTGGGGCCGGCGACCTGCTCCGCGAGATCCCGCGCCTGGTCTGGCATCAGGACGAGCCCGTGTCCGAGCCGGCGGCCATTCCCACTTTCCTGGTGTCTCAGCTCGCCCGCGAGACCGTCACGGTGGTGCTCACGGGCGAGGGTGGCGACGAGCTGTTCGCCGGCTATCCCAAGTACGCCGTCGACCCGCTGGCGCGCCGGCTGGCGGCACTCCCCGCGGGCTTGCGCGAGCTGCTGCTCCGCTATGGGGTGGACCGCCTGCCGTTCCGGTTCCGCAAGCTTCAGGTGGTCGCGCGCAGCGCGCGCTTCCGCGACGAGGCCGACCGACTGGCATCGTGGTTCGCGGGATTCGCGGGCGGCGAGCGCGCGCAGCTGCTGACGTCCGAGCTGCGCGCGCATGACGGACTCGGCGCCGCGGCGTTCCGCTCGGCGCTCGCGGAATCGAACGCGGCTCGCCCGCTCGACCGCATGCTCGACGCCGATCTCAAGCTCTGGCTGCCCGACGACCTGCTGATGAAGATGGACAAGATGAGCATGGCGGCCTCGATCGAGGCGCGCGTGCCATTGCTCGACCATCTGCTGATCGAATGGGCGGCGACGCTTCCCGACCGGTTCAAGGTGCAGGGGCTCGAGGGCAAGGTGCTCTTGAAACGCCTCGCCCGCCGCCTGCTTCCGCATGAGGTCGTGGACCGGCCGAAAGTCGGCTTCACCGTGCCGCTTTCACCGTGGTTCCGAGGTCCGCTGCGCGCGCTGCTCGCCGATACGCTGTTGTCACCCACGTGCCTCGGACGCGGCTACTACGATGAGGCAGTCCTTCGACGCACCGTCGCGGAGCATCTCGAGGGCCGGCGCGACCGCAGCCGTGAGCTGTGGACCCTGTTGACTCTCGAACTCTGGCATCGCGCCTACATCGATCAGTCTCCGCGCCGCGCCGTGCCCTACGTTCCGCCGCCGCGCGCCGCGACGGCGCTCGCCGGCTGA
- a CDS encoding O-antigen ligase family protein, with translation MSTAPHTHPQAQSRDWVSGGISLLLLAGIGVVLGLQYMEPDKRMLGALAGLVVFGIAWRLDLVSGLGVLILALPFPRSVSFGSTNIALILLLAVIWLLRYSQRAAPPLRRTPLDAPIVALILAYVISFYNIDKLVAFDRGLMNFFMFLSCVIMFYLSVANMRSEQDLKRVHLFQVVSIGVIYLFCAWELAFPGHVLIPGWIDLSKFTNPELDVRNYRVGGPFFDYELLAEFTAMNLIFFIFLVAQAKSATRRAIYAGFLLMTLFILFSTITRGGMLALGVGMAYLLFVIRKRIQVVPFTIIGGVATAIFLALSFYVAHFTKSGDVFARFQKTQFVGLIPDSRAAVWPQAWGRWMQHPWIGWGPYYSVEHGLTLWYWPHCLLLFVGNNIGFVGVTFFLWFLFRMLRASIPTTDRLNDPSYSKAYLLAAHVQLVIFLVDELKIEYLRNPIYQFQIWVMFSMLIATSLIVKQQARASQPAAEPVRPGRPLRSLTHGLAGR, from the coding sequence ATGAGCACCGCTCCCCACACTCATCCTCAGGCTCAGTCCCGTGACTGGGTAAGCGGCGGGATCTCACTGCTCCTGCTGGCGGGGATCGGCGTAGTGCTGGGTCTCCAGTACATGGAACCCGACAAGCGCATGCTCGGCGCCCTGGCGGGTCTCGTGGTGTTCGGAATCGCCTGGCGCCTGGACCTGGTATCCGGGCTCGGCGTGCTGATCCTCGCCCTGCCCTTTCCACGCTCGGTCAGCTTCGGCAGCACCAACATCGCGCTGATTTTGCTGCTGGCGGTGATCTGGCTGCTCCGCTATTCGCAACGCGCTGCGCCGCCGCTGCGTAGAACCCCGCTCGACGCCCCGATCGTCGCCCTGATCCTGGCTTACGTGATCTCGTTCTACAACATTGACAAGCTAGTCGCGTTCGATCGCGGGCTCATGAACTTCTTCATGTTCCTCTCCTGCGTCATCATGTTCTATCTGAGCGTCGCGAATATGCGGAGCGAACAAGATCTCAAACGAGTCCATTTGTTCCAAGTGGTTTCGATCGGCGTCATCTATCTGTTCTGCGCGTGGGAGCTGGCATTCCCGGGGCATGTTCTGATCCCGGGCTGGATCGACCTGAGCAAGTTCACCAATCCCGAGCTCGATGTTCGGAACTACCGGGTGGGCGGCCCGTTCTTCGACTACGAGCTGTTGGCTGAGTTCACGGCCATGAACCTGATCTTCTTCATCTTCCTGGTGGCGCAGGCGAAGTCCGCGACCCGGCGGGCGATCTACGCCGGCTTCCTACTGATGACCCTGTTCATTCTGTTCAGCACGATCACGCGCGGCGGCATGCTCGCGCTCGGTGTCGGGATGGCCTACCTCCTGTTCGTGATCCGAAAGCGGATTCAGGTCGTGCCGTTCACCATCATCGGCGGCGTGGCGACCGCCATCTTCCTCGCGCTGAGTTTCTACGTCGCCCACTTCACGAAGTCGGGCGATGTCTTCGCCCGATTCCAGAAGACACAATTCGTCGGTCTGATTCCGGACTCCCGTGCGGCCGTGTGGCCGCAGGCCTGGGGCAGGTGGATGCAGCATCCATGGATCGGCTGGGGGCCGTACTACTCCGTCGAACACGGCCTCACGCTCTGGTACTGGCCGCACTGCTTGCTGCTATTCGTCGGAAACAACATCGGATTCGTGGGAGTCACCTTCTTCCTTTGGTTCCTGTTTAGGATGCTAAGGGCTTCGATTCCGACCACCGACCGGCTCAACGACCCAAGCTATTCGAAGGCCTACCTGTTGGCCGCCCATGTTCAGTTGGTCATCTTCCTGGTGGACGAGCTGAAGATCGAATATCTGCGCAATCCCATCTATCAGTTCCAGATCTGGGTCATGTTCTCGATGCTGATCGCGACTTCGTTGATCGTGAAGCAACAGGCGCGCGCATCGCAGCCGGCTGCCGAGCCAGTACGTCCCGGCCGTCCGCTCCGGTCACTGACCCACGGTCTCGCAGGACGCTGA
- a CDS encoding glycosyltransferase family 2 protein, whose translation MHRDLTISVVIPCYNEEGGIREVLARVPKLVDEVVVVDNNCTDRTAEVAASMGARVVAEKTPGYGAAYKAGLAAAKGDVIVTLDGDGTYPPEEIPRLVDELVDRRWDFLSASRFPLVDRKAMEFTNMLGNWVLTVAAAVLFFKPIRDSQSGMWVFRRSGLQRMKLTSDGMAFSEEIKLEALLRGMKFGEGHIPYGARVGEVKLQKWRDGYQNLMFLVRKRFGMV comes from the coding sequence ATGCACCGTGATTTGACGATCAGTGTCGTCATTCCCTGCTACAACGAAGAAGGGGGCATTCGGGAGGTCTTGGCCCGTGTGCCCAAGCTGGTGGATGAGGTTGTGGTGGTGGACAACAACTGCACCGATCGTACCGCCGAAGTGGCCGCTTCGATGGGAGCTCGCGTGGTCGCGGAGAAGACCCCCGGATACGGGGCCGCCTACAAGGCAGGGCTTGCCGCCGCGAAGGGCGATGTGATCGTGACGCTGGACGGCGACGGAACCTATCCGCCTGAGGAGATTCCCAGGCTGGTAGACGAGCTGGTCGACCGGCGCTGGGATTTTCTCTCGGCGAGCCGTTTCCCGCTGGTGGATCGGAAGGCGATGGAATTCACGAACATGCTGGGCAACTGGGTCCTGACGGTCGCGGCCGCCGTACTCTTCTTCAAGCCGATCCGCGACAGCCAGTCCGGCATGTGGGTCTTCCGTCGCTCCGGCCTCCAACGTATGAAGCTCACCTCGGACGGCATGGCATTCAGCGAAGAGATCAAGCTCGAGGCGCTGTTGCGCGGAATGAAGTTCGGTGAAGGCCATATTCCGTACGGCGCGCGCGTGGGCGAGGTGAAGCTCCAGAAGTGGCGCGACGGTTATCAGAACCTCATGTTCCTGGTTCGTAAGCGGTTTGGGATGGTATGA